The following coding sequences lie in one Effusibacillus lacus genomic window:
- a CDS encoding ABC transporter ATP-binding protein, with translation MTQGIYVERLSKFFKVHERQAGFRGALQSLFRRQYRLVKAVEDVSFRIEPGEIVGFLGPNGAGKTTTMKVLTGLLHPSSGTVEVAGHVPFRHEPAFKRKFSLVMGQRSQLIWDLPPMETFLVNQVVYEIPDAEFKETLAGLVELLQLEPVLRKPVRQLSLGERMKCELAASLIHRPQILFLDEPTIGLDVNMQESIRQFIKDYNARYNATILLTSHYMADVVALCKRVIIINRGRILYDGELEALVNQYAPYKVANLILKQPVPDHELAMHGEIIAHEYPRVSLRLPRVEVSSRSAGILSMLPISDFTIEDPSMEDVIGLAFERDANATVP, from the coding sequence ATGACGCAGGGGATTTATGTTGAGCGCTTGAGCAAATTTTTCAAGGTGCATGAACGGCAGGCGGGGTTTCGCGGGGCTTTGCAAAGCTTGTTCCGCCGGCAATACCGTCTGGTAAAAGCGGTGGAGGATGTCTCTTTCCGGATTGAGCCGGGTGAGATCGTGGGATTTCTGGGGCCCAACGGTGCCGGAAAAACAACAACGATGAAAGTTCTCACGGGCCTGCTGCACCCTTCATCCGGAACCGTTGAAGTGGCAGGGCATGTGCCTTTCCGGCATGAACCGGCTTTTAAACGAAAGTTTTCCCTGGTCATGGGGCAGCGGTCACAGTTAATCTGGGATTTGCCGCCGATGGAGACGTTTCTCGTCAATCAGGTGGTTTATGAGATACCGGATGCGGAATTCAAAGAGACGCTTGCAGGGCTGGTGGAATTGTTGCAATTGGAACCGGTGCTGCGCAAACCGGTTCGCCAGCTGTCGCTTGGGGAACGAATGAAGTGCGAATTGGCGGCCTCCCTGATCCACCGTCCGCAAATTCTGTTTTTGGATGAACCGACCATTGGCCTTGACGTCAATATGCAGGAGTCGATCCGCCAGTTTATTAAGGATTATAATGCGAGATACAATGCGACGATTCTGCTGACAAGTCATTATATGGCCGATGTTGTGGCCCTTTGCAAGCGGGTCATCATCATTAACAGGGGGCGAATCCTATATGACGGGGAACTGGAGGCGCTGGTGAATCAATATGCTCCCTACAAGGTGGCCAATCTGATCCTGAAACAACCGGTACCGGATCATGAGTTGGCGATGCATGGGGAAATCATAGCGCATGAATACCCTCGCGTGTCGCTTCGATTGCCGCGGGTTGAGGTGTCGTCGCGGTCAGCCGGCATACTGTCCATGCT